A genomic window from Bacillota bacterium includes:
- a CDS encoding adenine phosphoribosyltransferase: MNFESYIKNVPNFPIEGIQFKDITPLIGDGAAFHQAVQELADFAKSLHANVVVGPDARGFIIGAPVACMLSAGFVPVRKPGKLPREVLSYAYDLEYGSNVLCIHKDAVKKGDNVVIMDDLLATGGTMEASIKLVEETGAKVVGLGFLIELIDLKGRDKLKDYPIKVLIQY; encoded by the coding sequence ATGAACTTTGAATCTTATATTAAAAACGTCCCAAATTTTCCAATTGAAGGCATTCAATTTAAGGACATAACTCCGTTAATCGGTGATGGAGCTGCTTTTCATCAAGCAGTACAAGAATTAGCCGATTTTGCCAAAAGCTTACACGCAAACGTAGTAGTAGGACCAGACGCGAGAGGTTTCATTATCGGTGCACCAGTTGCTTGCATGCTTAGTGCGGGCTTTGTACCGGTAAGAAAACCCGGAAAACTTCCTCGAGAAGTTTTATCTTACGCCTACGATTTAGAGTATGGAAGTAATGTCTTATGCATCCACAAAGATGCCGTTAAAAAGGGAGATAACGTCGTTATTATGGACGACTTACTCGCAACAGGTGGCACCATGGAAGCTTCCATCAAATTAGTAGAAGAAACCGGCGCAAAAGTCGTAGGACTTGGCTTTTTAATTGAACTTATCGATTTAAAAGGCAGAGACAAACTAAAAGATTATCCCATTAAAGTTTTAATCCAATACTAA